A window of Arcobacter acticola genomic DNA:
AATTGCATCACATGCATTATGTAATATATTTACAATTATTTGACTAAATTCATTTGAAAAATTATAAATATAAATGTCTTTGTCTAAGTCTAAATGCAACTCTATATTATTTCCAGCAATTACAGTTTCAATCAAAGATAAATTATTATGTATGTTTTGGCTTAAATTAAATAGAGATTTTTCTTTATCTTCTTTATAAAAATCTTTAAATACATCAATAGTTTCAGATAGATGCTCTGTTGTATCAAGTATTTGTTTTAATGAGTCGTTTAATGATTCATCACTTAATATTCCTAAATCTTTTTTTACTTTTGCACCTGATGCTGAAACTGAGATCACATTTAAAGGTTGTCTCCATTGATGGGCTATATTACCTATCATTTCACCCATTGCTGCTAATTTTGTTTGTTCTGTTAAAAGATTTTCTTTTCTTCTTATTTCACTAACATCAACAATTGTTAATATTTTAAAAATTTGTGAACGAATACTTGTATCTTTGATATTTAATAAAGCTTTAAATGTGCTATTATCTTCTCTTAATATATTCACTTCAATAGGCTCACTATCGGCTTTATATAAGATTTTATTATTAAGGATTAGTTCTTTTAGGTTTTTAGTAATTATTTCATATTTTGAAGAGTAATGAAATAACTTAACAGCAATTTCATTACAATCAATAACAACATCGTCTTTTAGTAAAATTATTGCTTCCATGGTAGCATCTAGTAATAGCTTTAGCTTTTCATGTTTTTCTTCAACTTCAACTTTTACTTCATTTAATTGATAATTCATTTCACAAAGCATTGTAATATCATAAATATAAATTATTACTAACTCTTCTTCTAAATCAAAAGGAGTTATTGTAATACTTTGTTGCATATTATCAAAAACTCTATCAGTGATTTTTCCTAATTCAATATTTAATAAATAATTGCTAATTTGAGGAGTATAAAAAGTAGATGATTTTAATTTCAAAGCAGTGCTTATTTTTCTAACTAGCTTTTTTTCATCAATATCTGGATAAAAGTCTGTTAATTTTTTTTCTATAATAGTACTTGTACTGATTCCTGTTCTTATTTCTAACCATTTATTCCAGAATTTTACTTCTAAATTTTTATTAATTAAAATAATACCATTATCAAGAGTATTACAAATTATATCAAATTTGCTAGCTGTTAAAATCACAGTTCATCCAGTATTTTGTTAATTTTTTCTTTTATAAATAAAATAGAATTATCCGTTGTTAGAATAAATAATTCAGCTCTAATATTTAACTCTTCAAAGTTTAATTCAGTTGAAATAATAATTACTTTTTCATATTTAGAAATAAATATATTATTTAATTGATCTATTGAAGTTAGTTTTTTGATTGTTGGCGCTGAAAAAGAAACATTTGTATCAATATCTTCTGCAAGTTTACTAATAGTTGATGAAGATAAAATATTTGTAATTTCTAAAACAATATCTGAAATTTCATTATCATCTATTTCATCATCTTCTAAACCAAATTTATAAGCGATATTTATAGCTGATTGTTTATCAATTACAAACATATTTTCACCACTTATTGTTCCATTTAATTGTTGTAATGAAACTAAATGTTCCATTTCTAGATTTAGTTTATTTGATAAATATGGTTTTAATTCACTTGAATCTATTATTTGAATTTTAGGAATAGATAAATTTGCAAATGCATTAAGAATCTCTGTAATCGCAGCAGTTGCACTACCATATGCTACATTCATTAATTCTTGTAGGCAATCTTTTTCATCTTCTGTTAAATTTATATTTGAATTCATTTATGCTTTACCATTTAATTTTTCAAATATTTGTTTCATTTTACTTGAATCAATAGGTTTTTTAACAAAATTAAATGCACCTAATTGAAGTACTCTATCCATTGAAAGTTTTTGAATATCAGCTGAAATAACCACAACTTTTGCATTTTTATCAAACTCTTTTATTTTTTCTAAAGCTGTAAATCCATCCATAATTGGCATTGTTAAATCAAGAAAAACAATTTTTGGAGATAGTTCTTTATATAAATCAAGTGCTTCTTGACCATTTTGTGCTTCAAATATTTCTAGGTCACCTTCAATGTTCTCTGTAAGAGTTTTGATAACCATTTTTCTAGCCATCTTTGAATCATCTGTAACCAAAATTTTCATTAGTTTTTCCTATAAAATTAAATTGAGTGTGCATTTTACCTAAAATTTAATAATAATTACTTTTTTTTAATAGGGAATATACTAATATAAGCCTTTAATAAAAGGAAATACTTATTTATGTTTTCAAAAGATGAATGGACTCAAAAAGAGTTTTTACAAAATAAAAGAGAATTAGAGAAAAAAGGTATCAAAGTAATTTTAATTGATACTATTTTAAAGCCTATTGATCATATTGAAACTATGGTTTATAATCCTTATGAAATGGAATTATTCCCACCTGATACGGTATTTGTATTTTATTGTGATACAGGAAAAAGCACTAGTGAGAGACTTTCATACTATAAAAAGAAATTTCCAAAACATAAATGTATTAGTTTAAAAGGTGGGCGAGGTTATTTTAGACCTAATTTACAATTACTGGATGAAGATAAATGAATAAAGAATATGATTATGTGATAATTGGAGCTGGAATTGCTGGATGTTCTTTAGCTTATTTTTTAAAAAAATATTCAAAATCTATACTTTTAATAGATAGAAATTCTAATGTTGCTTTTGGAGCAAGTGGAGCTGCGGGTGCTTTTTTATCACCACTTTTGGGTAAACCAAATGATTTTAAAGATTTGATTGCAAAATCTTTAATTTTTTCTACAAATTTTTATAAAAATTTATCAGAAGATTTAATAAGTAATTGTGGAGTATGTAGAATCCCTAAAAATGGAGAAGATAGAGATAAATTTGAATCATATAAACCATATATGGATTTTAAATATACACAAATGGATGATGGATATTTCTTTGAAATAGGCTCTCAAGTAACTCCTTCTTTGATTTGTGAAAAACTAACAAAAGATATTGAAAAAAAACTCTCTTATAATGTAGAAAAATTAGAACAAAACCAAGACTCTACTTGGATAATAAATGATGAGCTTTGTGCAAAAAATATTATCTTAACAACAGGTGCTGATATTAAACATATAAAAGAAGAGTATTTTGATATTCGTGGAGTTTGGGGACAAAAAATTGATGTTAGTACTACAACTCAAACCCATATAAATTATCACAAAGAGTGCTCTGTTTCAAAGGCTTCTAAAATAGAAGGAAGTGATTTATATAAAGTATCAATTGGTGCAACTCACCATAAATTTAATTGTGATAAAAATATATGTAACTATTGTATAGAAACGGCAAACATAAATGATTGCAGTAAATGTTATAATAACTCTATTGTAAATAGTGATTCTGTGAAGCTAATAGCTTTGGCAAATGATATTATAAAACTTGAAAATGTAGAAGTAATAGATGTGAAAATCGGAGCTAGGGCTTCTAGCAATGATTATTTTCCTATGATTGGAAAGCTAGTTGATTCTAAAAAAAGTATTGAAAAGTTTCCTCATTTATTAAATGGAACACATATAAAAAACTCTATGTTAGAAACAGTAAATAATTTATATGTAATAAATGGAGTAGGTGGAAGAGGTTTTGTTTTATCACCTTATTTGGCTAATGAATTAGTTGAACATATAATTAATGATAAACAGATAGAAGATAATCTAAGTAATCATAGATTATTTAAAAGATGGGCAAAAAAACAAAAAAATAAAGACATAGGAAAAAAATGAAAAATGTATTAAAAATAGTATTTTTAGGAATTATAGGATTTTCACTTCTTGTATATTTAACAGCACCAAAAAATGTAGAAAAAAGTACTATATCAAATGATGAAAATAGTGTTTTAACCATAGATTCAATTCCTAGATATTTTGAATTAATAGGAAAAAATCCTTATACAAAATTTGAAACTTTATTTCAAGAGGGTGTAGAAAAATATATTGTGGTTTTAAATCACGATGCCTTAGCTGTATTTAAAGATTTATATAAAAAAACAGATAAAAATATTGTTCTAATTGCAAATATATCAAATACACCTTGGATAATTAAACAAATAGCTGTAAATGGTGAATTGGAAAAGATGTATAAAGATTCAAAAATTCCTTTAATAAATGATGACAATGGTTTTTTTGTAAAAACACTAAAAATAGATAATAATAAACAAAATCAATATTTTGTATTTAAATTAAATACCGATGGTACAATAGAAAAAGTAACTGAAGGTTTAGTAAAACAAGGAGCTTTAGAAAAAGGTTTAACAAATGATGAATTAGAAAAAAGTCTAAATGAAATAGTAAAAATATTTTAATTTATTATTAAAAAAATTGTAGTTTGTAAACTAATTTTAATAAAATTTTCGCTTAGTATTTTCTTTAAATAAAGCAAGAATTTTTAAATTTATATCAAATGTTACTTTTTGATATGCTTACCCTAAATATAAATATAATATACTGTCTAAATATTGACAGTATATCCCTTCCTATGGCAGTATTCACAACCTCATTTAATTAAAAAATCTATTGTTAATTAAGAATAAAATATTGAATAAATAAAGGAAAAAAAACAGTGAATTTCATAGAAAGAATAAAACCTTTAGTAGAAGAAATTGCATTTAAAAAAGTTGATATTGATGAACCATTATATACTTCGAATTTAATAGATAGTATGGGAACAGTTGACCTTGCAATGATGTTAGAAGAAGAATTCAATATAAAAATTGATACAAGAGATATTATAGAAAGTAATTTTGATAGTTTAACTAAGTTAGCTAATTATATCAAAAGCAGGGTAAGTGAATAAACTTTTTATAAATATTTTATCATTTACTATTGCCTTATTATTAGTTTTAGGATTATTATATTTTAATAAAAATAAGATATTAAATTATTATGCAAAACCTTTACAAGATTCTTTACAAAGAACTATTAGCTTGCAAAATGATTTAGAAAGTGGAAAAATCGTTTTATTTGGTTCTTCTGAGTTAGTATTTTATCCTAATCAAAAATTTCTACCACAAAACTATTTTAACAATGATTTAAAACTACCTTTGCGAGTACAAGGGAACGAAGGGCAACAATCTTTTGCTATTATGTCTCAATTGGCAGCTTGTGATAATGAACTTGTACGAGATAATGCAAAAGTTGTAGTACTTTTATCACCTAGTTGGTTTACAGGTTCTTATGATAATGGATTAAAAATGCCTAAATTCTTAGAATATATGTATCCAGGAATGATGAATAAACTTTATTTCCAAAGTGAATCAGATGATAAATATAAGTTATTAATTAGTGATTATATCAAAAAAAATATTGCTCAAATTAAAGAACCAAACTTTATATATAAAGACTCTTTTTATGATTTAAAAAGTGATTATTTAGATAATAAATTTAAACAAATTATAATTGAAAATTTTGATAGTAAAGATAATAATCCTAAAAATATTGATTATAAAAATCCAAATCTTGATTATGAGAGTTTAAAACTTGAAGCCAAAAGTATTACTATTCCTCCAAAAAATAATAATTATGGAATAAATGATGAGTATTATGATAGATATATTGTGAAACAAATAAAAAAAGACAATTTTCCTTTTGGTGTTATAGTATCTCCTGATATAAATCAAAATCAAGAATATAATGATTTTTTAGTTTTACTAGAGTATTTAGAAACTTATAAAATCAAAGCACTTTTTGTAATGCAAGATTTAAATCCTTATGCTTTTGCTAATAATAGGGAAGAAGCAAATAAGCTTATGCAGATAATTAAATCAAAAGTTTTAGAACATAATTTTGAATATTTAGATATGTGGTCAAATAAAAAAGAAGATTACGAAATTGGAACATTAACAGATATTGTTCATATGGGTGAATTAGGTTGGGTACGAATCAATCAGGCTATTATCAATCATTTTATGAAAAATAAGGAAAATTAATGAAATATTTCTTTAGAAGTTTTTTTATATATTTGTTATTGATTATTGGATTCTTATTTATTCTTATTGATAAAAATGTTGAAGATTTAAGTGGACAAGATGTTGAATCAACAGTAACATTCGTTTATGAGGCATTTTAATGGATAAAATTTTACCTTTTTCTGGAATTAGCTTTTTTCTTTTATTTTTTTCTTTTATATTATTTTTATATTTATTTAAAAATATTTTAAAGAAATTTATTCCTTTTAGTACAGTTTTATTTATTGCTGTAATCTTGTATATATATTTTTGTATTCCTCATGCAGATAAAATATTACTTTTTCTTGTGTATGTTTATGCTATATATTGGATATTTGTAGCAAATAAATATCAAGAAACGATTTTCCCTATGATGCTTATTGCAATACCTATGATAATACACAAGATGGATATATCTCCAATATTTAAAATTCTGGGAATATCATATATTACATTTAGAACAATTCAAGCAATGGTTGATAGTCATAATTATGGAAAATTATCTTTTATTGAATTTACTTCATTTTTATTATTCCCAACAACATTACTTGCAGGGCCTATTGATAGATCATACAGATTTCAAGAAGACTTAAAAAAAGGGTATGAAAATTTAACTTTTTCTAATATTGGAAAAGGCTGGGATATTTTGATTGTTGGAGTATTGTTTAAATTTGTTTTTGCAGAATTAGTAAACAAATTTTGGCTTTCTACTATTGATGAAAATAGTGCTTTTTTTCTTGATATGATAAATAGTGCATACTCATATACTATTTATCTTTTCTTTGATTTCGCTGGTTATAGTGCTATGGCTGTTGGTTTGAGTATTATGATTGGAATAAATGTTCCTATGAATTTTAATCATCCTTATTTAGCCCCAAATCCACAAGATTTTTGGAGAAGATTTCATATTACTTTAGGTTCATGGTTAACAGATTATTTCTTTAAACCTCTATATAAATATTTACATAATTTTAATATTTTAAAAGGTAGAAGATTATTGATACAAAATCTTGCAATCATAGCTACTTTTTTACTTATGGGAATGTGGAATGGTTTTACTTGGTATTTTATATTTAGTGGTTTTTTATTTGGTATTTACTCAGCTATTCACAATATATATGTAGTTTATGTAAAAAAAGGTGGATATGATTATTTTACATTTTTCCCAGATATTATAGCTTTGAACTTAAAACGATTTTTGATGTTAAATGGTGCTGTTTTAGCACTTTATTTTTTTAGTGGGAGAGTTCCTGTATGAGATTTGATTTAGAGTTATTGGATTTTGTTGATTGTGACAAAGATTTAAATAAATTAGCTTTAAGTGCAAGTGATAGAGATTTAACTTGGGATGAATTTAAAAATGAAGTTGATGCTTTCAAAAGTGAGATTTTAAAATACAATTTACCAAAAGGTCATCCCGTTGTTATTTATGGGCACAAAGAAGCTAAGTTTTTAGTTAGTATTGTGGCTTGTATGAGTTTAGGTTTACCATATATCCCTGTTGATACAATCTATCCAAAAGAAAGACTTCAGAAGATTATAAATATTGTAAATTCAGCTTTATTAATTGATACAATTGATGATACTTTAGGTTTCAATAAAAAAAATATAAATACGACATATTATTTAGATGATCCAATAATATATATAATATTTACATCAGGAAGTACAGGTGAACCTAAAGGTGTTCAAATAACACAAAACTCAATTTTAGATTTTAATAAGTGGTTAGACACTGATTTTAAATTTTCAAATGATAGTGTATTTATGAATCAAGCACCTTTTAGTTTTGATTTATCTGTATATGAACTTATTGGATTTTTATCATTTGGAGGAACGATTGTTTTAAATAGTCGAGAATTATTAGAAAATCATATAGAATTTTTTGAACGACTTAAAAAATACAGTTGTAATACATGGGTTTCAACACCTTCATTTATAAGTAAGTATTTACTATCATCTGAATTTACAAGTAATGATATAAAAAGCTTACAAACTTTTCTTTTCTGTGGAGAAGTATTACCAGCAACAACTGCAAAAAGAATTTTAAATAGTTTTCCAAGCTCAAAAGTTCTAAATACATACGGTCCAACGGAAGCAACAGTAGCTATTACCTTAATAGATATTACACCTGCTGTTATTGAAAAATATTCAAAAAGCTTACCAGTTGGATATGTAAAAGAAAATACAGTAATAAACTTATTAGATAAAGATAGTGAAAATGTTGGAGAAATAGAAATCGTTGGAGACAATGTTTCAATAGGATATTTTAAAAATGAAGAGCTAAATGCTCAAAAATTCCAAGCTAAATATGAAAAAAAAAGTTTTAGAACTGGAGATTTTGGATATTTTGAAGATGATATGCTTTTCTTCGCAAATAGAAAAGATGAGTTAATAAAACTACATGGATTTAGAATAGAACTAGGTGAAATAGATAAAGAATTCACAAACAATAAAAATATTAATGAATCTATTACAATACCTTTAAAAAGAGGAACAGAAGTAGTAAAACTAATTACTTTTATTATCACAAATACGCATATAGATATAGAAGAATTAAAAAAAGAGATATCCCAAATACTTCCATATTATATGATTCCATCTGATATTATAGTTCTTGATAAATTTCCATATAATACAAATCATAAAATTGATAAAAATCAATTAATTGAAATTTATAGAGGCTTATAAGTAATATATTTTCTATGATAAAATTAAAACCATAAGTAAAATTGATTATAATAAAAAATCAGGTACTAATTTAGAAAATATAAATAATTAAGCTTTTTGTTCCTGAATTTTAAGGAAAATATATGAAAACAATAAAAGAAAACAATCAAACTATAGAAACGCTTGATGATCTATCAAAACTAGTAGATTATTCACTTGTAAATACACTTAACTGTGATCCACAATGTAAAGCTAATGGAATAGATCATTCCCCAAGACAAGTCTTTTCAGGCCATTATGTTTTGGTTAATCCAACACCAATTGAAGAACCCCAATATATAGCCCATAGTAAAACTTTTTTTAAAGAACTAGGTTTTGCAGATACTTTAGCACAATTGCCTGATTTTATTAGCATGTTTTCAGGTGATACTTCAAATGTTCCTGAATCTATGAAAAAAAAGACTTGGGCATGTGGCTATGCTCTTTCTATATATGGGACTGAGTATTATCAACAATGTCCTTTCCAAACTGGAAATGGATATGGAGACGGTCGAGCAATATCAGTGCTCGAAGCTCTTATAAATGGTAAACGTTGGGAGATGCAGCTAAAAGGTGGAGGTAGAACCCCATATTGTCGCGGAGCTGATGGTAGGGCAGTATTAAGATCAAGTATTCGTGAGTTTCTTGCTCAAGAGCATATGCATGCACTTAACATACCTACATCAAGATCTTTAAGCTTATATACTTCAAGAACAGAAAAAGTAAAAAGACCTTGGTATTCAGATGGCTCTTACTCAAAAGATCCAGATATGATGGTATCTGAAGCAGTTGCTATTTCTACACGTGTTGCACCATCGTTTCTTAGAGTTGGGCAAATTGAACTTTTTGCTCGTCGTGCTAGAAAAAAAGAACATCCAAAAGCAATGGAAGAACTTGAAAAAATTGTATTACACTTAATTGATCGTGAGTATAGTGACGTTATTGATAAAACTTTACCTATTGCAGAAAAAATAGTTTTACTAGCTACTGAGTTTTGTAATCGTCTTACATCTCTTGTTTCAAATTGGATTCGAGTTGGATATTGTCAAGGTAATTTCAATAGTGATAACTGTGCAGCAGGAGGGTTCACCCTTGATTATGGTCCATTTGGATTCTTAGATGTATTTGATCCATCTTATCAATCGTGGACAGGAGGAGGGCGTCACTTTTCATTTTTAAATCAGCCAGCAGCAGCTGAACGTAATTTTAATTCATTTTATACAGCATTACAAGTGTTATTAGCATCAGATGAGAGTTATTTATCTAAACTTGAAGAAATCAGAAATAGTTTTTCAAAAGTAATGCAAATCCAAATGGAAAAAATGTGGGCTTCTAAACTTGGGCTTAGTGTTTTTGATGCTCAATTATGGAATGAGCTTGAAGCTCTTATGATAGAAACTTCTGTTGATTATACAATCTTTTTTAGAGAGCTTTCAAATATACCTGAAAATATTGATGCCCTTAAAAAAAGTTTTTATAAAGACATAAATAGTGATGAGAACTTGGAAAAACATTGGGCACAATGGTTAAATAAATGGAAATCTCTTATAAATACAAGAAATCAATCATCTGAAAAACTTTCTCAACAAATGAAACTTGTAAACCCAAAATATACTTTAAGAGAGTGGTTTTTAGTACCTGCTTATCAGTTGGCAAAAAATGCAGATTATTCTTTAATTCATGAACTTCAAGAAATCATGACAAATCCATACTCTGAACAATCACAAGAAATAGAAGAAAAATATTATAGATTAAAACCATCTCAATTTTTTGCAGTTGGTGGCATATCACATGTTAGTTGTTCATCGTAATTTTGAAAATTAATTGATTAAAGATAAATTTATGATTTTTGTTAAGGTATTACATTAATAAGTGGTACCAGTGACCGGACTCGAACCGGTATGCCTTTCGGCAGTCGATTTTGAGTCGACCAAGTCTACCATTCCATCACACTGGCACTTTTAAGTTTGGAAGTATATATGAAACAATATTAGAGAATGATTAACCCAAATAAATCCATAGTACAATTTCTGCTCTTTACTTGTAAAAAAATATCAATTTTTTCAGAATAAAAATACTAAATTAGGCTATAAAATTATACTTCACATTTTTTGACTCCAATTTTAATGAGATATTGGTACTTTTTGCGAGATTTACAGTTTTTCAGGCGATAGTATCCTGTTGTTATTTTATTGAAAAATAGGATTTCTAAGTTTTTAGCTGTCATTGTAAGCTCTCTTCATAAGCTCTGTATCTGATGTTTTGTAACAATTCTTTAAACTGTTCATTAACTTTTAGAGTTATCTCTCTGGCATGTGAAACTACTTTACCTGCGATATTATAAAGCTTGTATCTGATTGTTTTTACTGTATGTTTTTGCATATTAGAGTCTAAAATCTGTTTGAATAGTAAAAACAGATTATATGCTAAAGTACCAATGGCAAAGTAAAAGGCATTTGCTTGTGTGTTGGATGTTGGAAGATAACTCATATTAAAGCCATTCTTTAACTCTTTAATCTTGTTCTCACTTGTTTCACCACGTTGACGATGAAGTTTAATAATCTCTTCAGAGCTTAAATCATTATCATTTGTAGCAATACAGTAATAAATCTCATCTTGATATTGCATCATCACTTCATCCGATATATACTCCTCCATTGTCGGAAGAATCGGTGTTATATCTTTTTTAATTACTATCATCCGAAAAGCATTATCTGTATCTTGCATTGTATGTGTAAACTCTGAAACTTTCTCTCTTTTGGAAAAAAATTGCCATGTATCATCTTTAATATCTTTGATTGAATCAAATACATTCTTGTTCTTTTTAGCTGTTACAGTAAAAAGAATATTTTCTTTATCGCAGTGGTTAAAAATAGCAGCTTGATACGAAGCACTATCAGCACGAAACCTATCAAACTTTACTCCGATTGGAAGTTGTCCTTGGCACTGCTTGATAAACTCTAAGTTTTTGCTTGCAGGTGCCTCATTACCCTCTTTGAAATCAACATCAATTACATATCCGCCATTAATATGTCCAACCATAGGCATATAACCAGGTGCATTTTTATAAGACCACTTTGCAGTATTTTTATGTGCTTCAATAAATGTAGCATCTATGTCTAAGATAAGCTCTTCACTTTTGATACTTTTTAGAAATCTTTTTAAGAACTGTTTGTTGATCTTTCTTATTCCATCTTCCCCGATAGTCTTATGCTTATGAAGATATTTTGTGAACGCTGATGCTGTTGGAATATTATCCATTTTTAGAAGTGTTGAGAGTGCTGTATCTAATCGTATCTCTTTAATATCATCAAGAACTCTACCCCCACTGTGAAGCATTAGAATCAATGGATAAATAAATTCAAACGGAGTATATCCGTTTGGATGTTTAGCTAAAGGAAGGTTTGTATTGCAAAGACTCTCAAGGTTTATACCTTTGAGATACTCCCCAAATATTGCTACACCTGTTCTAGGAGTTAATTTTTCGTTTGTGGATTGTAGTTTGAAATTTAAGATAGTCTGTGCCATAATCTAATCCTGAGTTAGAAAAAGTTACACCCAGTAGGTGAAAGTTTTAGGTGTAACTTTTTCGCTTTAAAGTACCTAATTATAGAGCAAGTCGGCTTGTTGTCTAATTTAGTATGGAATTATTAGGGA
This region includes:
- a CDS encoding FAD-dependent oxidoreductase translates to MNKEYDYVIIGAGIAGCSLAYFLKKYSKSILLIDRNSNVAFGASGAAGAFLSPLLGKPNDFKDLIAKSLIFSTNFYKNLSEDLISNCGVCRIPKNGEDRDKFESYKPYMDFKYTQMDDGYFFEIGSQVTPSLICEKLTKDIEKKLSYNVEKLEQNQDSTWIINDELCAKNIILTTGADIKHIKEEYFDIRGVWGQKIDVSTTTQTHINYHKECSVSKASKIEGSDLYKVSIGATHHKFNCDKNICNYCIETANINDCSKCYNNSIVNSDSVKLIALANDIIKLENVEVIDVKIGARASSNDYFPMIGKLVDSKKSIEKFPHLLNGTHIKNSMLETVNNLYVINGVGGRGFVLSPYLANELVEHIINDKQIEDNLSNHRLFKRWAKKQKNKDIGKK
- a CDS encoding protein adenylyltransferase SelO, producing the protein MKTIKENNQTIETLDDLSKLVDYSLVNTLNCDPQCKANGIDHSPRQVFSGHYVLVNPTPIEEPQYIAHSKTFFKELGFADTLAQLPDFISMFSGDTSNVPESMKKKTWACGYALSIYGTEYYQQCPFQTGNGYGDGRAISVLEALINGKRWEMQLKGGGRTPYCRGADGRAVLRSSIREFLAQEHMHALNIPTSRSLSLYTSRTEKVKRPWYSDGSYSKDPDMMVSEAVAISTRVAPSFLRVGQIELFARRARKKEHPKAMEELEKIVLHLIDREYSDVIDKTLPIAEKIVLLATEFCNRLTSLVSNWIRVGYCQGNFNSDNCAAGGFTLDYGPFGFLDVFDPSYQSWTGGGRHFSFLNQPAAAERNFNSFYTALQVLLASDESYLSKLEEIRNSFSKVMQIQMEKMWASKLGLSVFDAQLWNELEALMIETSVDYTIFFRELSNIPENIDALKKSFYKDINSDENLEKHWAQWLNKWKSLINTRNQSSEKLSQQMKLVNPKYTLREWFLVPAYQLAKNADYSLIHELQEIMTNPYSEQSQEIEEKYYRLKPSQFFAVGGISHVSCSS
- a CDS encoding chemotaxis protein CheX, which codes for MNSNINLTEDEKDCLQELMNVAYGSATAAITEILNAFANLSIPKIQIIDSSELKPYLSNKLNLEMEHLVSLQQLNGTISGENMFVIDKQSAINIAYKFGLEDDEIDDNEISDIVLEITNILSSSTISKLAEDIDTNVSFSAPTIKKLTSIDQLNNIFISKYEKVIIISTELNFEELNIRAELFILTTDNSILFIKEKINKILDEL
- a CDS encoding MBOAT family O-acyltransferase, with translation MDKILPFSGISFFLLFFSFILFLYLFKNILKKFIPFSTVLFIAVILYIYFCIPHADKILLFLVYVYAIYWIFVANKYQETIFPMMLIAIPMIIHKMDISPIFKILGISYITFRTIQAMVDSHNYGKLSFIEFTSFLLFPTTLLAGPIDRSYRFQEDLKKGYENLTFSNIGKGWDILIVGVLFKFVFAELVNKFWLSTIDENSAFFLDMINSAYSYTIYLFFDFAGYSAMAVGLSIMIGINVPMNFNHPYLAPNPQDFWRRFHITLGSWLTDYFFKPLYKYLHNFNILKGRRLLIQNLAIIATFLLMGMWNGFTWYFIFSGFLFGIYSAIHNIYVVYVKKGGYDYFTFFPDIIALNLKRFLMLNGAVLALYFFSGRVPV
- a CDS encoding ATP-binding protein, which codes for MILTASKFDIICNTLDNGIILINKNLEVKFWNKWLEIRTGISTSTIIEKKLTDFYPDIDEKKLVRKISTALKLKSSTFYTPQISNYLLNIELGKITDRVFDNMQQSITITPFDLEEELVIIYIYDITMLCEMNYQLNEVKVEVEEKHEKLKLLLDATMEAIILLKDDVVIDCNEIAVKLFHYSSKYEIITKNLKELILNNKILYKADSEPIEVNILREDNSTFKALLNIKDTSIRSQIFKILTIVDVSEIRRKENLLTEQTKLAAMGEMIGNIAHQWRQPLNVISVSASGAKVKKDLGILSDESLNDSLKQILDTTEHLSETIDVFKDFYKEDKEKSLFNLSQNIHNNLSLIETVIAGNNIELHLDLDKDIYIYNFSNEFSQIIVNILHNACDAIKARLSNDELRIIKITARQEKNKAIIEIVDNAGGIEKDIIKKIFEPYFTTKHKYQGTGLGLYMTRKILKISMKGSIKATNKTFDHEEKKYKGALFKITLNIN
- a CDS encoding AMP-binding protein, coding for MRFDLELLDFVDCDKDLNKLALSASDRDLTWDEFKNEVDAFKSEILKYNLPKGHPVVIYGHKEAKFLVSIVACMSLGLPYIPVDTIYPKERLQKIINIVNSALLIDTIDDTLGFNKKNINTTYYLDDPIIYIIFTSGSTGEPKGVQITQNSILDFNKWLDTDFKFSNDSVFMNQAPFSFDLSVYELIGFLSFGGTIVLNSRELLENHIEFFERLKKYSCNTWVSTPSFISKYLLSSEFTSNDIKSLQTFLFCGEVLPATTAKRILNSFPSSKVLNTYGPTEATVAITLIDITPAVIEKYSKSLPVGYVKENTVINLLDKDSENVGEIEIVGDNVSIGYFKNEELNAQKFQAKYEKKSFRTGDFGYFEDDMLFFANRKDELIKLHGFRIELGEIDKEFTNNKNINESITIPLKRGTEVVKLITFIITNTHIDIEELKKEISQILPYYMIPSDIIVLDKFPYNTNHKIDKNQLIEIYRGL
- a CDS encoding response regulator codes for the protein MKILVTDDSKMARKMVIKTLTENIEGDLEIFEAQNGQEALDLYKELSPKIVFLDLTMPIMDGFTALEKIKEFDKNAKVVVISADIQKLSMDRVLQLGAFNFVKKPIDSSKMKQIFEKLNGKA
- a CDS encoding acyl carrier protein; translation: MNFIERIKPLVEEIAFKKVDIDEPLYTSNLIDSMGTVDLAMMLEEEFNIKIDTRDIIESNFDSLTKLANYIKSRVSE
- a CDS encoding D-alanyl-lipoteichoic acid biosynthesis protein DltD, translating into MNKLFINILSFTIALLLVLGLLYFNKNKILNYYAKPLQDSLQRTISLQNDLESGKIVLFGSSELVFYPNQKFLPQNYFNNDLKLPLRVQGNEGQQSFAIMSQLAACDNELVRDNAKVVVLLSPSWFTGSYDNGLKMPKFLEYMYPGMMNKLYFQSESDDKYKLLISDYIKKNIAQIKEPNFIYKDSFYDLKSDYLDNKFKQIIIENFDSKDNNPKNIDYKNPNLDYESLKLEAKSITIPPKNNNYGINDEYYDRYIVKQIKKDNFPFGVIVSPDINQNQEYNDFLVLLEYLETYKIKALFVMQDLNPYAFANNREEANKLMQIIKSKVLEHNFEYLDMWSNKKEDYEIGTLTDIVHMGELGWVRINQAIINHFMKNKEN